One region of Solanum pennellii chromosome 6, SPENNV200 genomic DNA includes:
- the LOC107023698 gene encoding staphylococcal-like nuclease CAN2 encodes MGNALRSLYVNCCKPSADSDSLTHHPGVSALAHDLYNFEINSQVPQGLSTHVVSSKKAQSNWYKKLSDAWRETKPPPKTPEEASRFVIQTLKRHQKADVEGLLAFYGLPLPHSLVELTSDGTPPSHQQGLKFELRTLPVDAKAVADGDTVTVYVSTTDPREAACLPRDVQNAAIQRSKARAQKNYAKADQLHKQIIDSGYRSIPVNHEEVLARKYRIRLRGIDAPESAMPYGKEAKEELTKVLQGKSLRVLVFDEDRYGRCVGDIYCNGIFAQEVMLKKGLAWHYTAYDKRPELDKWEKEARAKRIGLWASRNPEMPWEWRKLKRENQRS; translated from the exons ATGGGAAACGCTCTAAGATCCTTGTATGTTAATTGCTGCAAACCTTCAGCAGACTCTGATTCCCTCACCCATCATCCTGGCGTTTCCGCTTTAGCACACGATCTCTACAACTTTGAAATCAACTCACAG gTTCCTCAAGGACTAAGTACGCATGTTGTATCATCCAAGAAGGCGCAATCTAACTG GTATAAGAAACTTTCGGATGCGTGGAGAGAAACAAAGCCTCCTCCTAAAACACCCGAAGAAGCTTCAAGGTTTGTCATTCAGACCTTGAAGAGACATCAAAAAGCAGATGTTGAG GGGTTACTGGCTTTCTATGGTCTTCCTCTTCCTCACTCCTTAGTAGAACTAACTAGTGATGGCACTCCTCCATCACACCAACAAGGACTCAAGTTTGAATTGCGTACTCTCCCT GTGGATGCAAAGGCTGTGGCAGACGGAGATACAGTAACTGTATATGTTAGTACAACAGATCCTAGAGAGGCAGCATGTCTCCCAAGAGACGTGCAAAATGCAGCTATTCAAAGATCAAAGGCACGGGCTCAGAAAAATTATGCAAAAGCAGATCAACTGCACAAGCAGATCATAGATTCAGGATATAG GTCAATACCAGTGAACCATGAGGAAGTTCTTGCTCGAAAATATAGAATCAGACTAAG GGGGATAGATGCACCAGAAAGTGCAATGCCATATGGTAAAGAGGCCAAGGAAGAACTGACTAAAGTTCTCCAGGGTAAGAGTTTAAGGGTCTTAGTTTTTGATGAAGATCGTTATGGCCGCTGTGTAGGGGATATATACTGCAATGGCATATTTGCACAG GAAGTGATGTTAAAGAAGGGCTTGGCCTGGCACTATACTGCGTATGACAAGCGTCCAGAGTTAGATAAG TGGGAGAAAGAAGCTCGAGCAAAACGAATTGGCCTGTGGGCATCCAGAAATCCTGAAATGCCATGGGAGTGGAGGAAACTGAAACGCGAAAACCAACGTTCATGA
- the LOC107023699 gene encoding uncharacterized protein LOC107023699: protein MGKSLPSPNRIQDFARIINSNRIHHPTQVKPATRIRSVPSPVAAKSRAVVDGDSSERRLKLKKNMEEASSNSNSNSNSNSNTSSSNQRRLPLADVVADCVKRWFHDTLKEAKAGDANMQVLVGQMYFSGYGIARDAQKGRAWITRASKSRSSAWKVSDKRPGYNASDSDSDDTVEDAKQN, encoded by the exons ATGGGGAAATCGCTTCCTTCACCAAATAGAATTCAAGATTTTGCCAGAATAATCAACTCCAACAGAATCCACCACCCGACCCAAGTCAAACCCGCAACCAGAATTAGGTCAGTTCCATCACCTGTCGCCGCAAAGTCTAGGGCGGTGGTCGACGGCGATTCATCGGAGCGGCGGCTGAAGCTGAAGAAGAATATGGAAGAAGCAAGCTCTAACTCCAATTCCAATTCCAATTCTAATTCCAATACTTCTTCGTCAAACCAGCGGCGGCTACCCCTTGCTGACGTGGTGGCTGACTGTGTCAAGCGGTGGTTCCACGATACTCTCAAGGAGGCGAAAGCTGGTGACGCTAACATGCAAGTCCTTGTTGGTCAGATGTATTTTAGTGGCTATGGTATAGCCAGAGATGCACAAAAG GGAAGAGCTTGGATTACCCGAGCTTCAAAGAGTCGGTCATCGGCATGGAAAGTGAGTGATAAACGCCCAG GCTATAATGCCAGTGATTCTGATTCTGATGATACTGTGGAGGACGCAAAGCAAAATTGA